The DNA region ATAGGATGTACCTGGCGCGTCTCCCCAGTTATCTATGGGAAGCTTGGTCGAAAttggatgacgatgacgagatcGAAATTGGCAAGATTCGACAGTTCCAGGACAAAGACGGCAAAATGGTTGGTGTCCCTCTACTGCGCTGTCTCTCGCACTTTTACTGACATCTTGTGGTAACAGCAACTCCAGATGCTCCTTCACTCTAACATTCAGCCACATCAAGAACTTCCCAAGGAGTACAATCTCGATGTCCACAACCCTGACGTTCACAACACCTTCGTCTTCACCGAGCAGGATCTAGGCAGCTACGcggccaagaacaaggagagGGCAAAGGCGTTGGCTGCCGGTATTCCGGCTCATCTTTTGcgtcagcaacagcaaaagCAGTCAGGAGAGTCGTCGGAccgagggagaagaagcggCCCATATACGCGGAAGGCGATTCCAAGTGAGCAGTCCCGCTCTTTGCTTGTAGGTTTTTGTTTGCTAACCTTTGTTTGCAGAGAAAACCAGAATTGCTGGCAGAATCAAGCACGAAGTACTTTGCACGCccgccgccaaccccgaGACCGAAAGATTTCTGTTCTCTCGCACGAAGAAGACGCAAGAAACGAAGAAGGAAGTCAAGGTGTACGAGGCTGGTACCAACCCTCGAGGCTTGTCTGGAGACAAGGAGTGGGCTGGATATCTCGTATGTTTTCTTCGATGGCGCCCTTTAACTCGCCGCATCGCTAACAACCTCACAGAAAGTTACCGAGAAAcccaccaaggccaagaagatggagaacAAGACCGCGCGCTGGCCCGAGAACCAACTCCTCGATGCCATCGCCGAATGCTTCGGCCGCCACAGATTCTGGTCTATCAAGGCTATCCGCGCCGTCATCCCACAGCCAGAGGTTTATTTGCGGGAGACCCTCGAGAAGATTGCTGTGCTTCATCGTTCTGGGTCTTTTGCCAACCACTGGGAGTTAAAGGCAGAGTACAAGAGCATGCTCAAGACGGCGCAGCCGGAGGACGGTGCGGCAGCTCCACCACCCGATAGCAACATTAgcgacgaagaggacgaggacatcAAGATGGAGGATGTGATTTAGGAAAGACATCAACGGTCAAGACGACACGGAGGATTTGTATAAACAGCCCTGGGAGATGGGAACTGGAGAAAGAGTTTTCGATCTTCAACGGCAGCAAAATCTCGCCGTCGCTGCCGCCTCAAGGACGCAAGGCGCCGTCCTTAGGCACGCAAGTATGGGTAGAGAAAAATGAAAACGAGTGATACCCCTGAggtgaggagaaggagtgggTCTGTTTTTTGTCTGCTTTGTACATTAATGCTGAAAGGGCAGGGGAGGGTGACACTTGGGCGTTTGTTGGGTTTGGCAGCGAACAGCTGCAATGCCTTTGAACAAGGCAGACACACAGAATAGAGATATCTGGCATGGATAACACCAAGCGTGTGTTATGAAAAGTAACCATGTAGTCCAAGTGGGGTCAAAGGTTTTTTGAGTGTGTCTATAAATTGATCAACCCGTTTCCCGCTTTACATGCAGGCCAAGTTTGATTCTGCCGTCATCTCGCATTTGCTGCACATACAACGTCTCACTACTGACTGACTATCTAAAAcactttgtttttttgtttcgttCTGAATCTTATTCTCTTCACAATACCCAAGAAACTTTCACCGCAACCATATACCCCGCATTTTGTCTGGAGAAAATGGCAGGCATAATCATCCTCGACTTTGACGGCACCATCACGACTGCTGACACGATCAACACCCTGGCTTCATTGCCGACATCTCACCACCCGGGGGAAGTGACGGAGGGGCATGAGAAGctgtgggaggagattgtggaggGGTATGTGGCTGATCATGCGGAGCACACCAAGAATTATGTGCCCGAGGCCAAAGGGAGGACCACGCTGGGGCAGGAGTTGGAGTATCTTgagagtttgagggggcCGGAGGGGGTGTCGATTGGGAGGGTTAGTCGGGGATCACTTTTTGCAAACCTTAGAGAGGAGGACTTTCGGGTGTTTGGGCAGAGGATCGTGGAGAatgggcggggaggggagggagaagaggagagggtggttttgaggagggggttcaAGGAGTTTGTGGGACGGTGTCGAGAGAATGGCTGGGAGATTGGGGTTGTGAGTGTGAATTGGAGTCGGGATTTTATCATGGGGGTTATAAGTGAGCAGTGCGGCGGGTTGGATGGGGTTAAGGTGGTAGCGAATGGGATTAGATACCCAGAGGGGACGATTGAAGGGCCGAaggagctggggagggaggtgatgatgacggcgGGGGATAAattgagggggatggagttgttgtcaaaggaaggaggggagaggaaaTGGGTGGTGTATTTTGGGGATTCGACCACGGATTTGGCTTgtttggtggaggcggatttgggggttgtggttgctgatgaggaggaggggaagttgTTGGTTAcgttgaggaggattgggTATGGGGTGCCGcatgtggagggggagtataGGAGAGAAAAAGATGGGAAGAAACAGGGGATGGTGTGGGCGAGGGATTTCGAGGAGCTCATGAGGAGTGGTGTGATTGAGGGGCTGcggaggtgaggtggtgatgttgaaggtgaaggtgCCAATAGATAAAATATACGGCCGTGATGAAGATGTGGGAACTGAATGTTGAAAATGTGTCAATGTCTCACACCACAGTTGGTGTTGAAGGCAGCTGGAATGTGAGCCATCCAACTTCCATAATATCTCCCTGCTGCTTCCATGACAAGAAAAACCCTTTCAATGCCTCCACAAAAAGtcccacaacaaccaaagAATCtcacctcgccatctccttaCGGGCTTAATTGTGGGCGTTTGCTCGCTCCTAGCGCCGATAACCGACAAAGGGACCCTATCACTTATCACATCGTCCAACAGTCAGAACAGGCGAAACAACAAGAGCTTCAATGCCTCCCTTGGATTGACACATCGTCCATCCAGAATATTCCACCAAAAGCCACATGTTGATACCTCATACTGCTGCACCTTAATACCTGCCCACGACGCCAGCGCAGAAACAACCTTCAACTAGCCCACCGCCTCAACCAAACTCCCATATCTGGAGCAAATTCAACGgccgcacacacacacacacacacacacacacgccgTCCGTCATCACACCTTCTCACGTTTTTTTTGGACTTCATGTCACCCCcacacatcaccacaacaaacAATAATGTGCTTCCACAAACGCATCCTCTTCGCCTGCAGCCACTACGCCTGGCTCACTACGCCCGAAGCGACGATTCCTTGCGAGGTCGAGAGGAGGTTTCTAAGGGGTGGGATGCCCGAGTCTGATAATGATAACGAGCATGAGACTATGAGTGAGACTGGAGGTGGTTTTGACAAGCAAAATCtgctgccggaggaggggtgtAACCAAATGTGGTCTCATGGGTTTCACACCGTcaaggttggggaggattgCAGAAGTTGTGTGTACAAACGAAGGAGGAAGGAGTCAATGATCGGGGAGGTGAAAGAGGTTATCAAGAGCTTGAGGGTGAACTTGGAGAGGATAACGACAGGTGCGGAGCTGGGGCAGGAAattggtgatgaggagaacAACAGttttgacgaggaagatgattgGGGTTTGACTGTGAGAAGTAAAAATTCTGACTCGACGAGGAATTCAGCTGGGACGacggggttggagttgacGTCTTCGCCTGGGGGGTCGAGTGAGACTACAGGTACGGGTGATACTTCACTGTCACTGGATGGTGAGAGGGATCATGGGTTGGTGAAAGAGCCTCTGCTGGGAAGTGatgacggtgatgatgatgatggtgagagTGAGCACGAAAGGATGGAAGAGGTAAGCTTTGTGTTTGACCCCCAGCGGTGCGCCTTGGTGTTTTCTCCTGCTgtcgctgctgttggggtgTGAGAGTTGAGAAAGGCTGCGGGTTTTTCTTTCGAGAGGACAGGAGGCTAAATGAACGGCAGGCAATTATGAAGAGAAGGGACCAGATGAGAAAGAGTGAGCTATTTGTTGACGGGATGGAGATTGCGTCGACAATACCAGGAAATCTGAGGAGAGagtggagagagaggtggCGCGAGACGGGTAGTTGTGGGTATGAGCATGATTACAATAGGAAGTTGATgacagggaggagggagccgCTTTTGCCCATGTTGGTTTCTATtcgacgacggcggcagACATTGTTGGGAACTGGGTTTTACAGCTCGGTAAGAAGAGAATAAGGCTTTGGGAGGTGGCGCAACATTGATCATGGTGTGCGCGAAGCGGTTTTGCATTGCTGGCGTTCGGTGGAGCGGGTTTTCGTGCTCGAGAAACCAGGATTCCTATATTTCCGATGGTAACTTCTTGGATTTACGGCGTACAAGGGAAAATTTAGCTCAATCCCATGGACAGGGGAAGGTTGGCAAAATATCGACATTTTCAATGTCTAATGAAATAATCTTTAAGTAGTGAAGCTATCGCCAAATCCCAAACAGGAAAACAATAAATAATATGGCCCGTGCACATCCCGCCAAACCGGCGCTGATCTGCCGCTCCACCTGACAAAGCTCGGCACCCAGCTAAGCT from Podospora pseudoanserina strain CBS 124.78 chromosome 1, whole genome shotgun sequence includes:
- a CDS encoding hypothetical protein (BUSCO:EOG09262NIR; EggNog:ENOG503P3UN; COG:K), which translates into the protein MAGFIKTEEQKPVKAEPDAANGSPFMEDLLDESADLEFYDKFKDSADTYDRMYLARLPSYLWEAWSKLDDDDEIEIGKIRQFQDKDGKMQLQMLLHSNIQPHQELPKEYNLDVHNPDVHNTFVFTEQDLGSYAAKNKERAKALAAGIPAHLLRQQQQKQSGESSDRGRRSGPYTRKAIPKKTRIAGRIKHEVLCTPAANPETERFLFSRTKKTQETKKEVKVYEAGTNPRGLSGDKEWAGYLKVTEKPTKAKKMENKTARWPENQLLDAIAECFGRHRFWSIKAIRAVIPQPEVYLRETLEKIAVLHRSGSFANHWELKAEYKSMLKTAQPEDGAAAPPPDSNISDEEDEDIKMEDVI
- a CDS encoding hypothetical protein (EggNog:ENOG503P7IE; COG:S), giving the protein MAGIIILDFDGTITTADTINTLASLPTSHHPGEVTEGHEKLWEEIVEGYVADHAEHTKNYVPEAKGRTTLGQELEYLESLRGPEGVSIGRVSRGSLFANLREEDFRVFGQRIVENGRGGEGEEERVVLRRGFKEFVGRCRENGWEIGVVSVNWSRDFIMGVISEQCGGLDGVKVVANGIRYPEGTIEGPKELGREVMMTAGDKLRGMELLSKEGGERKWVVYFGDSTTDLACLVEADLGVVVADEEEGKLLVTLRRIGYGVPHVEGEYRREKDGKKQGMVWARDFEELMRSGVIEGLRR
- the LCL3_1 gene encoding putative endonuclease lcl3 (COG:C; EggNog:ENOG503NXHK) — protein: MCFHKRILFACSHYAWLTTPEATIPCEVERRFLRGGMPESDNDNEHETMSETGGGFDKQNLLPEEGCNQMWSHGFHTVKVGEDCRSCVYKRRRKESMIGEVKEVIKSLRVNLERITTGAELGQEIGDEENNSFDEEDDWGLTVRSKNSDSTRNSAGTTGLELTSSPGGSSETTGTGDTSLSLDGERDHGLVKEPLLGSDDGDDDDGESEHERMEEAIMKRRDQMRKSELFVDGMEIASTIPGNLRREWRERWRETGSCGYEHDYNRKLMTGRREPLLPMLVSIRRRRQTLLGTGFYSSVRRE